A DNA window from Lachancea thermotolerans CBS 6340 chromosome G complete sequence contains the following coding sequences:
- the YHP1 gene encoding Yhp1p (similar to uniprot|P34161 Saccharomyces cerevisiae YML027W YOX1 Homeodomain-containing transcriptional repressor binds to Mcm1p and to early cell cycle boxes (ECBs) in the promoters of cell cycle- regulated genes expressed in M/G1 phase expression is cell cycle-regulated potential Cdc28p substrate) — protein MLPPINSLLQEHRGERSQSEPCSPFFSPARLNSFKLDDKGVIKLPPLLGQTPRQPCTPAPMARTLAPVQDLNVIGISTPRASLKRAQSCSSVIESSPIFAHRSVPETPDAPVTNKPAHTRAMTPNSLTKTPAADHRKAFAFITHSQDTFPSKEPSIDNAPLARRKRRRTSKHELNILQSEFEICPTPDKQKRAELSKRCCMSEKAIQIWFQNKRQSVKRQQKATSSDTSAPSTERPEAHTVTPLATRTLRPGHAFKQDPATPSSSILDTSNLVLESVPPSDVAYCSPTLSKQQSHQQLGRGQALTFRLKNDTKTLTPIRTSPNNRVNKLINGNKRPSPSSDNISPTRKSKCTFKAYQDTHKRSALEEVNVNILRS, from the coding sequence ATGCTGCCACCTATCAACAGCCTTTTGCAGGAGCACCGTGGCGAAAGATCGCAATCCGAACCTTGCTCCCCATTTTTCAGCCCCGCAAGGCTTAACTCCTTTAAGTTGGACGACAAGGGCGTCATTAAACtgcctcctcttcttggccagACGCCCCGTCAACCATGCACACCTGCGCCAATGGCGCGCACACTAGCTCCAGTACAGGACCTTAACGTGATTGGAATATCTACACCTAGAGCCAGCCTAAAAAGAGCACAGTCATGTTCTAGCGTAATAGAAAGTTCTCCCATTTTCGCGCACCGCAGCGTGCCCGAAACGCCAGACGCCCCTGTTACCAACAAACCTGCACACACTAGAGCCATGACACCAAACTCTTTGACTAAAACACCCGCTGCCGATCACAGAAAAGCATTTGCATTTATCACGCATTCACAGGATACCTTCCCATCGAAAGAACCCTCCATCGACAACGCTCCGCTTGCCAGGCGCAAGAGGAGAAGAACCTCGAAGCACGAGCTCAACATTCTGCAGtctgaatttgaaatttgcCCTACGCCTGACAAGCAGAAACGTGctgagctttcaaagcgtTGCTGCATGTCTGAAAAAGCCATCCAGATCTGGTTTCAGAACAAAAGACAGAGCGTAAAACGCCAGCAAAAGGCCACATCTTCGGACACTTCTGCGCCATCCACGGAACGCCCTGAAGCACACACAGTGACGCCCCTGGCGACAAGAACGCTGCGGCCTGGTCATGCATTCAAACAAGACCCAGCAACTCCGTCATCATCTATTTTGGACACTTCCAaccttgttcttgaaagtgtACCTCCCTCAGACGTGGCTTACTGCAGCCCGACACTTTCGAAGCAGCAATCTCATCAGCAGCTCGGCCGCGGACAAGCATTGACGTTCCGCTTGAAGAACGACACAAAAACCTTGACGCCCATTAGAACATCTCCTAATAATAGGGTTAACAAGCTGATAAATGGCAATAAACGGCCATCTCCATCGAGTGATAATATTTCGCCAACGCGGAAATCGAAGTGCACTTTCAAGGCCTATCAAGATACCCATAAGCGCTCTGCTCTCGAGGAGGTCAATGTCAACATATTAAGGAGCTGA
- the PPN1 gene encoding endopolyphosphatase (similar to uniprot|Q04119 Saccharomyces cerevisiae YDR452W PPN1 Vacuolar endopolyphosphatase with a role in phosphate metabolism functions as a homodimer) encodes MSEKKAEYETRSSNCRQWRLRTLLYIILAFPLLVVVCVKKEQLIHMLRAPSGQRLSVEEVPSEQLAGHLEALGLSPDSSVKVVRFSNGKSQKLRGRFLHITDIHPDPLYKTGSSIENVCHRGRPEGKKDEATRFGTAMAGCDSSMDLMEYTLKWIENNLRDKIDFVVWTGDNIRHDNDRNNPRTEAEIFDMNSKLTKRFEAMFRNPDSVDPRDFDVSIVPSVGNNDVFPHNLFSLGPTLQTREFYNMWANLIPEDQQRAFARDTSFFVEVIPGKLAVLSINTLYLYKANPLVDNCNSKKQPGYQLLLWLGYVLEELRERGMKVWLTGHVPPLPKNFDQSCYDKYTLWTNEYRDVIIGGLYGHMNMDHFVPVDGKKSWKSVEASTNTVKRALDDEDFSFEFNEDDGEVLESAIEASDVRLMGAKPVNKNAYMDSVREGFYKKVASRMGKVGANKKKGKKDKKKKKKKKKHPKDTSVERYSIVNIAGSVIPTFNPAFRVWEYNTTGLEEGVTQEALNSFKPWDAFFRQLESQIEYDVSNKAEASAWDGLSSILRGSKKKKVDKTIPKRMPSNLKPGPGYAPQLFSPTRFVQYYADLDVIDKEYKKALKLGASEEEAAESAFKYQVEYCSDSEPYSMKSLLAQDYIDLAVKLAHDDTLWEKYTERAFCSTGYDG; translated from the coding sequence ATGTCTGAGAAAAAGGCTGAATACGAGACTCGAAGCTCAAACTGCCGACAATGGCGCCTTCGAACACTGTTATACATTATTCTAGCTTTCCCATTGCTTGTAGTAGTATGTGTTAAAAAGGAACAGCTTATTCACATGCTGCGAGCCCCATCCGGTCAGCGCTTGTCTGTTGAGGAAGTCCCCAGCGAGCAGCTTGCGGGCCACCTAGAAGCATTAGGACTCAGTCCAGACTCTTCCGTAAAGGTTGTCCGTTTCTCGAACGGAAAATCCCAAAAGCTTCGTGGGCGGTTTTTGCATATCACTGATATACATCCTGATCCCCTTTACAAGACGGGGTCATCAATCGAAAATGTGTGCCATCGCGGTCGACCTGAGGGCAAGAAGGATGAAGCCACCCGATTCGGTACCGCCATGGCGGGTTGTGACAGCTCAATGGATTTAATGGAGTACACACTAAAGTGGATAGAAAATAATCTTCGCGACAAGATAGACTTTGTTGTATGGACGGGCGACAACATTCGGCATGACAATGATCGTAATAATCCTAGAACGGAAGCAGAGATATTTGACATGAATTCCAAATTAACAAAGCGGTTTGAAGCCATGTTTAGAAACCCCGACAGTGTGGACCCTCGCGACTTCGACGTTAGTATAGTACCGAGTGTTGGAAATAATGACGTCTTCCCCCATAATTTATTCTCGCTAGGACCCACCTTACAGACACGCGAATTCTACAACATGTGGGCGAACTTGATTCCTGAGGACCAGCAAAGGGCTTTTGCCAGGGACACCTCATTTTTTGTCGAAGTCATCCCTGGTAAACTCGCTGTTTTGTCAATTAATACGCTCTACTTGTACAAGGCGAATCCCCTAGTAGACAACTGCAACTCCAAAAAGCAGCCTGGATACCAATTGCTTCTATGGCTTGGTTATGTTTTAGAAGAGCTCAGGGAAAGAGGCATGAAAGTCTGGCTAACTGGGCATGTTCCGCCTCTACCAAAAAACTTTGACCAAAGCTGCTATGACAAGTATACACTCTGGACGAACGAGTACAGAGATGTCATAATAGGTGGTTTGTACGGCCACATGAATATGGACCACTTCGTTCCTGTTGACGGCAAGAAATCCTGGAAATCGGTAGAGGCGTCTACCAACACTGTCAAAAGGGCGCTAGATGACGAAGATTTCTCCTTCGAATtcaatgaagacgacgGCGAAGTATTAGAAAGTGCGATTGAAGCCAGTGATGTTAGACTTATGGGAGCAAAGCCCGTGAACAAAAACGCGTATATGGATTCGGTTCGCGAGGGTTTCTATAAAAAGGTTGCATCGAGGATGGGGAAAGTTGGAGCTAACAAAAAGAAAggcaagaaggacaagaagaagaagaagaagaagaagaagcaccCTAAGGATACGAGCGTAGAGCGCTACAGTATTGTCAACATCGCAGGTTCCGTGATACCGACTTTCAACCCCGCTTTCAGGGTTTGGGAATACAACACCACGGGCCTGGAAGAAGGCGTAACACAGGAAGCCCTCAACTCATTCAAACCCTGGGATGCGTTTTTCAGACAATTAGAGTCTCAAATTGAGTACGATGTCTCGAACAAAGCTGAGGCTTCTGCGTGGGACGGTCTCTCAAGTATTCTGCGGGGctcgaaaaagaagaaggtcgACAAAACAATCCCCAAGCGGATGCCTTCAAACCTGAAGCCCGGTCCAGGCTACGCTCCGCAGCTCTTCTCGCCAACTCGGTTCGTTCAGTACTACGCGGACCTGGATGTTATCGACAAAGAATACAAAAAGGCGCTGAAGCTCGGCGCATCCGAAGAGGAGGCCGCGGAATCCGCATTCAAATATCAAGTGGAGTATTGTTCAGATTCAGAACCTTACTCCATGAAATCGCTGCTAGCGCAGGACTACATCGATCTTGCAGTCAAGCTGGCTCACGACGACACATTGTGGGAAAAGTACACAGAGCGGGCATTTTGCTCAACAGGGTATGACGGTTAA
- the TSA2 gene encoding thioredoxin peroxidase TSA2 (highly similar to uniprot|P34760 Saccharomyces cerevisiae YML028W TSA1 and to uniprot|Q04120 Saccharomyces cerevisiae YDR453C TSA2 Thioredoxin- peroxidase) produces MVAQVQKPAPAFNKTAVVDGVFDEVSLDKYKGKYVVLAFVPLAFTFVCPTEIVAFSDAAKRFEDLGAQVLFASTDSEYSLLAWTNVARKDGGLGPIDIPLVADTNHSLSRDYGVLIEEAGVALRGLFLIDPKGIVRHITINDLPVGRNVEEALRLVEAFQWTDKNGSVLPCNWTPGAATIKPDVEGSKEYFNAHGK; encoded by the coding sequence ATGGTCGcacaagttcaaaagccAGCCCCAGCCTTCAACAAGACTGCCGTCGTTGACGGTGTCTTCGACGAAGTGTCTCTGGACAAATACAAGGGTAAGTACGTCGTCTTGGCCTTCGTCCCATTGGCCTTCACTTTCGTCTGCCCAACTGAGATCGTCGCCTTCTCCGACGCTGCCAAGAGATTCGAAGACTTGGGTGCTCAAGTTCTGTTCGCCTCCACCGACTCTGAGTACTCTTTGTTGGCCTGGACCAACGTCGCCAGAAAGGACGGTGGCTTGGGCCCAATCGACATTCCATTGGTCGCTGACACCAATCACTCTTTGTCGAGAGACTACGGTGTCTTGATCGAGGAGGCCGGTGTGGCTTTGAGAGGTCTTTTCTTGATCGACCCTAAGGGAATTGTGAGACACATCACCATCAACGACTTGCCAGTCGGCAGAAACGTTGAGGAGGCTTTGAGATTGGTTGAGGCCTTCCAATGGACCGACAAGAACGGCAGCGTTTTGCCTTGCAACTGGACCCCAGGTGCTGCTACCATCAAGCCAGACGTCGAGGGCTCCAAGGAGTACTTCAACGCCCACGGCAAATAA